The Yoonia sp. SS1-5 genome contains a region encoding:
- a CDS encoding GrpB family protein has product MTAERPALGLRQASLSLTEYDPRWAALFAKEAALIAQALPDVPFDIDHIGSTSVPGLAAKPILDIAMRSTQGEQIATALTKMGYIDRGIRSGRLFIRLSDGNIRTHNLHLYHPDDADCRDQIAFRDALRGDPKLRDQYAYLKQTLVEELGDQGRGLYAGRKTAFVRAVIDAQKN; this is encoded by the coding sequence GTGACTGCTGAACGTCCCGCACTTGGCCTGCGGCAGGCGTCTTTGTCTTTGACTGAATACGACCCCAGATGGGCTGCCTTGTTTGCGAAAGAGGCCGCATTGATCGCCCAAGCTCTGCCAGATGTGCCATTTGATATCGACCATATCGGCAGCACCTCAGTACCCGGTCTGGCGGCAAAACCTATTTTGGACATTGCCATGCGCTCAACCCAGGGAGAGCAGATTGCGACCGCCCTTACGAAGATGGGTTACATCGACAGAGGCATTCGAAGCGGGCGGCTGTTTATCCGGCTGAGCGATGGCAACATCAGAACCCACAATCTGCATCTGTACCATCCCGACGATGCAGACTGCCGCGACCAAATCGCCTTCCGTGACGCGCTACGAGGCGACCCAAAACTCCGGGATCAGTACGCATACCTGAAACAGACACTCGTTGAAGAGCTCGGCGACCAAGGCCGGGGGCTGTATGCAGGGCGAAAGACCGCGTTCGTAAGAGCCGTCATCGACGCCCAGAAGAACTAA
- a CDS encoding ATP-binding cassette domain-containing protein — protein sequence MEPILSGKNLVKRYGRVTALDHCDFELYPGEILAVIGDNGAGKSSLIKALSGAVIPDAGEVYLDGQQVNFRSPIDARAAGIETVYQTLAMSPALSIADNMFMGRELRKDGIMGRYFGKLDKKRMQDFARDKLSELGLMTIQNINQAVETLSGGQRQGVAVARAAAFGSKVIILDEPTAALGVKESRRVLELILDVRSRGIPIILISHNMPHVFEVADRIHVHRLGKRLCVIDPKDFTMSDAVAFMTGAKEPPVLAH from the coding sequence ATGGAACCCATTCTATCAGGCAAAAATCTGGTCAAGCGCTACGGCCGTGTAACGGCGCTGGATCATTGCGACTTTGAGCTTTATCCCGGCGAAATTCTTGCGGTGATCGGCGACAACGGCGCGGGAAAATCTTCGCTGATCAAGGCCCTGTCCGGTGCGGTCATACCTGACGCGGGCGAGGTCTATCTTGACGGGCAGCAGGTCAATTTCCGGTCACCTATCGACGCCCGGGCTGCGGGCATCGAAACGGTGTACCAGACGCTTGCCATGTCCCCTGCCCTGTCGATTGCCGACAACATGTTCATGGGGCGCGAATTGCGCAAAGACGGGATCATGGGTCGGTATTTTGGCAAGCTGGACAAGAAGCGGATGCAGGATTTCGCCCGTGACAAGCTGTCGGAACTTGGGTTGATGACGATCCAGAACATCAATCAGGCGGTTGAGACCTTGTCCGGCGGCCAGCGTCAGGGTGTGGCCGTGGCCCGGGCTGCCGCATTTGGGTCAAAGGTCATTATCCTTGACGAACCAACGGCCGCGCTGGGGGTCAAGGAATCCCGTCGCGTGTTGGAACTGATCCTTGATGTGCGCTCTCGCGGGATCCCGATCATCCTGATCAGCCACAATATGCCCCATGTCTTCGAGGTCGCCGACCGGATCCATGTACATCGGCTTGGCAAAAGGCTTTGTGTGATTGACCCAAAGGATTTCACGATGTCAGATGCCGTGGCTTTCATGACCGGCGCCAAGGAACCGCCCGTACTGGCCCATTGA
- a CDS encoding type VI secretion system tip protein TssI/VgrG, with translation MNAIFTQDKRLGKLTTVLGKDTLVLLRFDGVDHMNDLFEYRVEALSTEPNIDFDGLIGTHASVEIESQNNGTRIYDGLVTEAKWAGVGENGNKYTLTLRPWLWVAGQRRNQRIFHNKTVVQILEELLAPYGGLGDPALDVALSGSCPELEYTVQYRESDLAFATRLMERFGINYHFAHKVGSHTLVLTDTVDAHPIIPGGSREYKPVEGARQANKEHFWEWHPERRMTTGAIRLTDYNFKKPTAAMEVERAGDAAYAQGQTESYDYPGDYHEQGLGKDVVGLRILQERGQDARHRAVGDCTSLGAGMKLTLTGDQVNGVKGADYLCLSASHSYLSDAYGSGDTTSDGHAYSGAYVLMPVTAPLAPERKTQVPVVHGPQTAVVVGAGEIDCDEYGRILVHFHWDLEKAYSMRCRVSQNWASKGWGGMVIPRIGMEVVVEFLEGDPDKPLVTGCVYNGKNETPYPLPEHKTKSVFRSDTHQGGDLTAFNELSFEDQNGREELFLRASRDMTTKVDQHATTRIDDNCIISIGGHQLAETEKSWVANIGANYAINVGTGSGGSAINGDERKDPYGLRPAAYALNSESIAAGKGNFSISALGTIRLDADSAYSLDVEGAAMERVGQSKTSNVSTNLKVSVGGNSKEVVGRRKVIDAHEEIKIRCGAAVLTMKSDGTITFNGKTLNVSQSDRITMESGRIELN, from the coding sequence ATGAACGCGATTTTTACGCAGGATAAGCGCCTCGGAAAGCTGACCACGGTTCTTGGCAAGGATACGCTTGTCCTGCTGCGCTTTGACGGCGTGGATCACATGAATGATCTGTTCGAATACCGTGTCGAGGCGCTGTCGACCGAACCCAACATCGACTTTGACGGTCTGATCGGGACACACGCGTCTGTCGAAATCGAAAGTCAGAATAACGGGACGCGGATTTATGACGGGCTGGTGACCGAAGCCAAGTGGGCAGGCGTCGGCGAGAATGGCAACAAATATACGCTGACCTTGCGACCATGGCTTTGGGTGGCCGGCCAGCGCCGCAATCAGCGCATTTTTCACAACAAGACCGTCGTGCAGATTCTCGAAGAACTGCTGGCGCCATACGGTGGTTTGGGTGATCCGGCGTTAGACGTGGCCCTGTCGGGATCCTGTCCCGAACTTGAATACACCGTCCAATACCGCGAAAGCGACCTGGCCTTTGCGACCCGTCTGATGGAGCGGTTCGGCATCAACTACCATTTTGCCCATAAAGTTGGATCACACACGCTGGTTCTGACCGATACCGTTGATGCGCATCCGATCATTCCAGGTGGTTCACGCGAATACAAACCTGTCGAAGGTGCCCGCCAAGCCAATAAAGAGCACTTTTGGGAATGGCACCCGGAACGGCGCATGACGACGGGTGCGATCCGGCTGACGGACTACAACTTTAAGAAACCGACCGCCGCGATGGAGGTCGAGCGCGCCGGTGATGCCGCTTATGCGCAGGGGCAGACCGAGAGCTATGACTATCCGGGTGATTACCACGAACAAGGCCTTGGCAAGGATGTAGTTGGTTTGCGCATCCTGCAAGAGCGGGGTCAGGATGCCCGCCATCGCGCCGTGGGTGATTGTACGTCGCTTGGGGCGGGAATGAAGCTCACACTGACCGGTGATCAGGTGAACGGGGTAAAGGGGGCTGACTACCTTTGTCTGTCGGCCAGTCACTCTTATCTGTCCGATGCCTACGGATCGGGTGATACGACAAGCGACGGCCATGCCTATTCCGGCGCATACGTCCTGATGCCGGTGACTGCTCCGCTTGCGCCAGAACGCAAAACGCAGGTCCCCGTGGTTCACGGCCCGCAAACCGCCGTTGTGGTCGGCGCAGGCGAGATCGACTGCGATGAATACGGCCGCATTCTGGTGCATTTCCACTGGGACCTTGAAAAAGCCTATTCAATGCGCTGCCGCGTATCGCAAAACTGGGCGTCCAAAGGATGGGGCGGCATGGTGATCCCGCGCATCGGCATGGAAGTTGTTGTCGAATTCCTGGAGGGCGACCCAGATAAGCCGCTGGTGACAGGCTGCGTTTATAATGGAAAGAACGAGACACCTTACCCGCTGCCCGAGCATAAGACGAAAAGCGTGTTCCGAAGCGATACGCATCAGGGTGGTGATCTGACGGCTTTCAATGAGCTTAGTTTTGAAGATCAGAATGGGCGTGAAGAGCTGTTCTTGCGCGCCAGCCGCGACATGACCACCAAGGTCGATCAGCATGCGACCACCCGTATTGACGATAACTGCATCATTTCCATCGGTGGCCACCAACTCGCCGAAACCGAAAAATCCTGGGTGGCCAATATCGGCGCGAATTATGCCATCAATGTTGGAACCGGTTCCGGTGGCAGCGCCATTAATGGGGACGAGCGCAAGGACCCCTATGGTTTGCGCCCCGCAGCATACGCCCTGAATTCTGAGTCGATTGCCGCTGGCAAGGGCAATTTTTCGATCTCTGCCCTAGGGACGATCCGGCTTGATGCTGATTCAGCCTACTCGCTTGATGTCGAAGGTGCGGCGATGGAACGTGTCGGCCAATCAAAAACCTCCAATGTTTCAACGAACCTGAAGGTGTCTGTTGGCGGAAATTCGAAAGAAGTTGTTGGTCGCCGCAAAGTCATTGATGCCCATGAAGAGATCAAGATACGGTGTGGCGCTGCCGTGCTGACAATGAAATCAGATGGAACAATTACCTTTAATGGCAAGACATTAAATGTCAGTCAGTCAGACAGGATCACGATGGAATCCGGTCGGATTGAGTTGAATTAG
- a CDS encoding Mu transposase C-terminal domain-containing protein, which translates to MGTITRFWIDEYPHSPHRGTGMYGATPRQKLDEMIEAYGGIEAPEAEMLRLHLGEKTTATTTSEGVKIFNIPYNSTALQKFAAGAPKEVTVLLNPDDLRSVSIQNQENADVITADLRMTTFADLTLEEAIADMRSAIEDNPEKRALHDEHLRKARARRVRESGFFPDSNLPSSYTKIDELRRQADQIANVEYIPMSRTGPSTAPGNIMHRDPQGSAQTVETHIAQEIDPTALGPKELPSASPIDTSQAKATSAERSKGAPHKFKPIKKSKL; encoded by the coding sequence ATGGGCACCATTACACGCTTTTGGATTGATGAATATCCTCACAGCCCTCATCGAGGTACTGGTATGTACGGGGCTACGCCGCGGCAGAAACTTGATGAAATGATTGAAGCTTATGGAGGTATTGAAGCCCCTGAAGCTGAGATGCTCCGTCTTCATCTGGGCGAGAAGACGACCGCCACGACGACATCGGAAGGCGTGAAGATCTTCAATATTCCCTACAACTCGACGGCGCTGCAAAAATTTGCAGCAGGTGCGCCGAAAGAGGTCACCGTATTGTTAAACCCGGATGATCTCCGGTCTGTAAGCATTCAAAACCAAGAAAACGCCGACGTGATCACTGCAGATCTGAGGATGACCACCTTCGCCGACCTGACGCTTGAAGAAGCAATTGCTGATATGCGCTCCGCTATTGAGGACAATCCTGAGAAGCGTGCCTTGCATGATGAACATCTGCGAAAGGCACGCGCACGCCGCGTCAGAGAATCTGGCTTTTTTCCTGACTCAAACCTGCCTTCGTCATACACAAAGATTGATGAGCTTCGAAGGCAAGCTGATCAGATCGCGAATGTCGAGTATATTCCAATGTCTCGTACAGGTCCGTCTACGGCCCCTGGAAACATCATGCATCGTGACCCTCAGGGATCAGCCCAGACTGTGGAAACTCACATCGCGCAAGAAATCGATCCCACTGCCCTGGGGCCAAAAGAGCTGCCTTCAGCAAGCCCTATCGACACAAGCCAAGCGAAGGCAACGTCAGCTGAAAGGTCCAAAGGAGCGCCCCACAAATTCAAACCTATAAAAAAGAGCAAACTATGA
- a CDS encoding sugar ABC transporter substrate-binding protein, giving the protein MKKLLIGTALVTMTTAGSAMADAHGTSACLITKTDTNPFFVKMREGAQAKAEELGISLNAYAGQIDGDNESQVAAIETCIANGASGILLTASDTAAIVPSVEQAREAGLLVIALDTPLSPIDAADATFATDNFLAGELIGQWAAATLGDDAANAKIAMLDLAISQPTVGVLRDQGFLTGFGIDTVDVNKWGDETDERIICNEVTAGNEEGGRTAMENCLAVDPEINVVYTINEPAAAGAYEALSAIGRQDDVLIVSVDGGCPGVQNVADGVIGATSQQYPLLMASLGIEAIAQYAEDGTLPANTEGKDFLDTGVALVTDKAADGVESISVAEGTDLCWG; this is encoded by the coding sequence ATGAAAAAACTACTTATTGGCACAGCCTTGGTAACGATGACGACAGCAGGGTCTGCGATGGCTGACGCACATGGGACATCAGCGTGTCTGATCACCAAGACTGACACCAACCCCTTCTTCGTCAAAATGCGCGAGGGCGCCCAGGCCAAAGCCGAAGAACTGGGCATCTCACTGAATGCCTATGCCGGTCAGATCGACGGTGACAACGAATCCCAAGTTGCCGCAATCGAGACCTGCATCGCCAATGGTGCGTCCGGTATTTTGCTGACGGCATCCGACACCGCGGCCATTGTCCCCTCCGTCGAGCAGGCGCGCGAGGCTGGCCTATTGGTCATCGCACTTGATACACCATTGTCCCCCATCGACGCGGCTGACGCCACATTCGCGACAGACAACTTTCTGGCCGGCGAATTGATTGGCCAATGGGCGGCGGCAACACTGGGTGACGACGCCGCCAATGCCAAGATCGCGATGCTGGACCTTGCGATCAGCCAGCCGACGGTTGGTGTTCTGCGCGATCAGGGTTTCCTGACCGGCTTTGGCATCGACACAGTCGACGTGAACAAATGGGGCGATGAAACCGACGAGCGGATCATCTGCAACGAGGTCACAGCCGGCAACGAGGAAGGCGGCCGCACAGCGATGGAAAACTGCCTTGCCGTCGATCCCGAAATCAACGTGGTCTATACGATCAACGAACCTGCGGCAGCCGGCGCCTACGAGGCCCTGTCCGCGATCGGCCGTCAGGATGACGTGCTGATCGTGTCGGTTGATGGCGGGTGCCCAGGCGTGCAGAACGTGGCCGACGGTGTGATTGGTGCCACATCACAGCAATATCCGCTGCTGATGGCCTCGCTGGGGATCGAGGCGATTGCCCAATATGCCGAGGACGGGACACTGCCCGCCAATACCGAAGGCAAGGATTTCCTTGATACCGGTGTCGCACTTGTCACCGACAAGGCCGCTGATGGCGTGGAAAGCATTTCGGTTGCCGAAGGCACCGACCTTTGCTGGGGTTGA
- a CDS encoding ATP-binding protein, which translates to MNEFVIPAIRDTASGTVDRVFPLERAERLKNEFARVFSHHLGCLESGSRFETESILVTGQSGSGKTKEIEELLKRFNASNIPLPTGQPARFAECILTGTQGWKDLGRNSMWAIGFPLDGKARLTQVEIWERVVTEAKLAGVVGIHYDEAQHIFRKKNDTDRLAILDSFKTLMKSHDWPLILIFSGVPELDGYLREEPQLYRLINRIKFNDISLPDDFDTVHEIVSSYALTSRLELDDKISTEDFYHRLVAAGAFRWGLIIKLTIGAIGMARVRNTGTLHVDHFIDAWVSKTQTNSAATPFTHSRFETIYRKDHPFVEALTG; encoded by the coding sequence ATGAATGAATTCGTCATCCCCGCTATCCGCGACACAGCGTCAGGCACCGTCGACCGCGTTTTTCCGCTTGAAAGAGCTGAGCGCCTCAAGAACGAGTTCGCCCGTGTTTTCAGCCATCACCTTGGCTGCCTCGAAAGCGGGTCACGATTTGAGACCGAAAGTATCCTAGTAACTGGGCAATCCGGCAGTGGGAAGACCAAGGAGATCGAGGAGCTTTTGAAGCGGTTCAACGCCAGTAATATCCCGCTACCGACGGGACAGCCCGCCCGGTTTGCCGAATGCATTCTCACAGGAACGCAGGGCTGGAAAGATTTGGGCCGAAACTCCATGTGGGCCATCGGCTTTCCACTAGACGGTAAGGCGCGCCTCACGCAGGTGGAGATCTGGGAGCGGGTTGTGACAGAGGCAAAGCTCGCCGGTGTGGTGGGTATTCACTATGACGAGGCCCAGCACATCTTCCGCAAAAAGAATGACACTGACCGTCTCGCCATTCTCGACTCTTTCAAAACCCTCATGAAGTCGCACGATTGGCCGCTTATCCTTATCTTCTCAGGTGTTCCAGAGCTCGATGGGTATCTGCGGGAGGAGCCCCAGCTGTATCGGTTGATTAACCGTATTAAGTTCAACGACATCTCACTGCCTGACGATTTTGATACGGTCCATGAGATCGTCAGCAGCTACGCGTTAACCTCCAGACTTGAGCTAGATGACAAGATTTCGACCGAAGACTTCTATCATCGCCTCGTCGCCGCTGGTGCCTTTCGATGGGGACTGATTATCAAGCTGACCATTGGCGCCATCGGCATGGCGCGGGTCCGAAACACAGGCACACTGCATGTAGATCACTTCATTGATGCCTGGGTATCCAAGACACAAACGAACTCCGCGGCTACACCATTCACCCATTCCAGATTCGAAACGATATACCGAAAAGATCACCCTTTTGTGGAAGCTCTGACAGGGTAG
- a CDS encoding ROK family protein, which produces MEQSVVRSISAGLSQKGVRNHNERLLLSLLQRHGDMPGSDLAKLTSLSPPTVSAILKRLEAEGLLMRGDPVRGKVGKPSVPMGLSPDGVLSFGLKLGRRSADLLLMDFTGTVRTQRRLRYDQPHPETVFDFLAAGIAEITGALPTDAAKRICGIGVAAPFEMWNGPAQGGPGNDVFRPWLDIHIPQEIARFSALPVSLVNDATAACRAEHIYGRGRAFRDYAYFFVGAFVGGGIVLNHSVFEGRRGNAGALGSLRSIGPNGETKQLVDMASLHTLEARLTEVDIDPALIWRSPQDWTGIARYVEPWLGQTAQELAKASLSTCSVIDFEAVLIDGAFPAEIRDELVARVNRYIGNQDMRGLIAPAIVAGAVGGNARAIGAACGPIFAQFLLNTNAGLAVA; this is translated from the coding sequence ATGGAACAATCCGTCGTCAGATCGATCAGCGCCGGGCTGAGCCAAAAAGGTGTGCGAAACCACAATGAACGCCTGTTATTGTCGTTGTTGCAGCGGCATGGCGATATGCCAGGCAGCGACCTGGCGAAACTGACATCGCTATCCCCACCGACGGTCTCTGCGATTCTGAAACGGCTCGAGGCAGAAGGCCTGTTGATGCGCGGCGATCCCGTGCGCGGCAAGGTCGGCAAGCCGTCTGTCCCCATGGGTTTGTCGCCGGATGGTGTCTTGTCTTTCGGTTTGAAACTGGGGCGCCGGTCGGCTGACCTGCTGCTGATGGACTTTACCGGCACTGTCCGGACCCAAAGGCGCCTGCGTTACGATCAACCGCACCCTGAAACGGTATTCGATTTTCTGGCGGCGGGCATCGCGGAAATTACCGGTGCCTTGCCCACTGATGCGGCCAAACGCATTTGCGGCATCGGCGTTGCCGCCCCGTTCGAGATGTGGAACGGACCGGCGCAGGGTGGGCCCGGCAATGATGTTTTCCGGCCTTGGCTGGACATCCACATTCCGCAGGAAATCGCCCGCTTTTCTGCATTGCCTGTGTCTTTGGTCAATGATGCCACTGCAGCCTGCAGGGCCGAACATATCTACGGGCGCGGGCGGGCGTTTCGCGACTATGCCTACTTCTTTGTCGGGGCCTTTGTGGGCGGCGGCATCGTCTTGAACCATTCGGTTTTTGAGGGGCGGCGCGGCAATGCCGGCGCGCTGGGATCGCTGCGCAGCATCGGCCCCAATGGCGAGACCAAGCAATTGGTCGACATGGCCTCACTACACACGCTTGAGGCCCGATTGACCGAGGTGGACATTGACCCCGCCCTGATCTGGCGCAGTCCGCAGGATTGGACGGGCATTGCCCGCTACGTGGAACCCTGGCTTGGGCAGACCGCACAGGAATTGGCCAAGGCCAGCCTGTCCACCTGTTCCGTCATTGATTTCGAGGCAGTGCTGATTGACGGTGCCTTTCCCGCCGAAATCCGTGACGAACTGGTCGCAAGGGTGAACCGCTATATTGGCAATCAGGATATGCGCGGCCTGATCGCGCCTGCCATCGTTGCAGGCGCCGTTGGCGGGAATGCCCGTGCAATCGGGGCGGCCTGCGGGCCGATTTTTGCGCAATTCCTGCTGAACACCAATGCAGGACTGGCCGTCGCCTAG
- a CDS encoding SCO family protein: MMRALLIGAACLASPAVSQGFPFNVGGNYALTDQYGKLRTQADPNGRAQLLFFGYANCEQICSATLPMMADIADDIAHLADVSPVMITVDPKRDTVENIGPPLTQYHDDFIGLTGTEEALQVAYDAFSVEKEVVFTDPAGQEIFAHGSFIYLLDPQGAVLTLVPPVMDVDQAIEIITPYLVALAE, encoded by the coding sequence ATGATGCGCGCATTGCTTATCGGGGCCGCGTGCCTGGCCAGCCCTGCCGTGTCGCAGGGCTTTCCATTCAATGTTGGCGGCAACTATGCGCTGACGGATCAATATGGCAAGTTGCGCACTCAGGCCGACCCGAATGGCCGTGCGCAGCTGCTGTTTTTCGGATACGCCAATTGCGAGCAGATTTGTTCCGCCACCCTGCCGATGATGGCCGATATCGCAGATGACATTGCGCATCTGGCCGATGTCAGCCCGGTCATGATTACTGTGGACCCCAAGCGCGACACGGTCGAAAATATCGGCCCGCCGCTGACCCAGTATCATGACGACTTCATCGGGCTGACCGGCACCGAAGAGGCGCTTCAGGTCGCTTACGACGCGTTCTCGGTTGAAAAGGAGGTCGTGTTCACGGATCCTGCAGGGCAGGAGATTTTCGCCCATGGCAGCTTTATCTACCTGCTTGATCCGCAAGGCGCGGTCCTGACCCTTGTGCCGCCGGTGATGGATGTGGATCAGGCGATTGAGATCATCACCCCCTATCTGGTGGCATTGGCCGAGTGA
- a CDS encoding transposase domain-containing protein: MIKEQSRGVQMAEVCRKLALGRKNYRVVGSPDGGRAGAAAYALIETAELNGVDPYTWRADTMARIPDDKITGVNDFLPWVSGKVIQ; this comes from the coding sequence ATGATCAAGGAACAGTCACGCGGCGTGCAAATGGCTGAGGTTTGCCGCAAGCTTGCCCTTGGGCGCAAAAACTACCGCGTCGTCGGATCACCTGACGGTGGCCGCGCCGGTGCTGCGGCATACGCCCTGATTGAGACCGCCGAACTGAACGGCGTTGATCCGTATACCTGGCGCGCCGATACCATGGCCCGCATTCCTGATGACAAGATCACGGGCGTGAACGACTTCCTGCCCTGGGTAAGCGGAAAGGTCATCCAGTGA
- a CDS encoding PAAR domain-containing protein: protein MTGKPATRVGDIGTGHGCHFPPTPATAGSQDVFVNGIPAVRQGDAYAPHACATCPAPPHPRALASGSATVLINGKQAGRIGDPIDCGGAASAGSPNVFIGKIRPSIPLGAMGVPGFSVLGDGECDLKAGRND from the coding sequence ATGACTGGTAAGCCTGCAACCCGCGTAGGCGATATTGGCACCGGGCATGGGTGCCATTTCCCACCGACACCAGCCACAGCCGGGTCACAAGATGTTTTTGTGAATGGGATCCCTGCGGTCCGCCAGGGCGACGCGTACGCGCCCCATGCCTGTGCAACCTGTCCAGCCCCCCCACATCCCCGCGCATTGGCGTCAGGCAGCGCAACTGTTCTTATCAATGGCAAGCAGGCTGGCCGCATTGGTGACCCGATCGACTGTGGTGGGGCTGCGTCGGCGGGGTCGCCGAATGTATTCATCGGTAAGATACGCCCATCTATTCCCCTTGGCGCCATGGGCGTGCCCGGTTTTTCTGTCTTGGGCGATGGCGAATGTGATCTCAAAGCGGGCCGAAATGACTGA
- a CDS encoding ABC transporter permease has translation MADNGSYEEVVQTRTPEDVAHFDDEKHGIMGRIQHALHVNPALVPLIILVFAISLFGLLLGQRFFSASTLTLILQQVQIVGVLAAAQTLVILTAGIDLSVGAIAVLSSVIMGQFTFRYGVPPTISIGIGMAFGMGIGAISGYLVSRVKIPPFIVTLGVWQIVLAANYLYSRNETIRSSDIRENAAALQFLGNKIQIGGANFTYGVILMILLVVVLAYALRSTAWGRHVYAVGDDPEAAQLAGVNVHRTLMSVYMMTGLICAIAGWVMIGRFSSVSPSASTGVVGNIQSITAVVIGGISLFGGRGSIYGAFFGAMIVGVFEMGLRMAGADPQWTFLLIGMLIIAAVGADQWIRKVSA, from the coding sequence ATGGCCGATAACGGCAGTTACGAAGAGGTCGTTCAGACACGCACACCCGAAGACGTGGCGCATTTCGATGACGAAAAACACGGGATCATGGGTCGGATACAACATGCGCTGCATGTGAACCCAGCCCTTGTGCCATTAATCATTCTGGTTTTTGCCATTTCCCTGTTTGGGCTACTTCTGGGGCAGCGGTTCTTTTCAGCCAGCACGCTGACCCTGATCCTGCAGCAGGTGCAGATCGTTGGCGTTCTTGCCGCCGCACAGACGCTGGTGATCCTGACTGCGGGCATCGACTTGTCAGTCGGCGCTATTGCGGTGCTCAGCTCGGTGATCATGGGGCAGTTCACCTTCCGCTACGGTGTACCACCAACGATCAGCATTGGCATCGGCATGGCCTTCGGGATGGGCATCGGCGCGATCAGTGGCTATCTGGTCAGCCGGGTCAAAATCCCGCCTTTCATCGTGACGCTTGGGGTCTGGCAGATCGTGCTGGCGGCCAATTACCTGTATTCCCGCAATGAAACGATCCGGTCCTCTGACATCCGCGAGAATGCAGCAGCCCTTCAATTCCTGGGCAACAAGATCCAGATCGGCGGGGCCAATTTTACCTATGGCGTGATCCTGATGATCCTTCTTGTGGTTGTGCTGGCCTATGCGCTGCGATCCACCGCCTGGGGGCGGCACGTCTATGCGGTCGGCGACGACCCGGAAGCCGCACAGCTTGCAGGTGTGAACGTCCATCGCACCTTGATGAGCGTCTACATGATGACGGGCCTGATCTGCGCGATTGCAGGCTGGGTCATGATCGGGCGGTTTTCGTCCGTTTCCCCGTCTGCCTCGACCGGGGTGGTCGGGAATATTCAATCCATCACTGCGGTGGTGATCGGGGGTATCTCGCTTTTTGGCGGCCGCGGGTCGATCTATGGCGCCTTCTTCGGGGCCATGATTGTTGGTGTCTTCGAAATGGGGCTGCGGATGGCGGGGGCCGACCCGCAATGGACTTTCCTGCTGATCGGCATGTTGATCATCGCAGCCGTTGGTGCGGATCAGTGGATCAGAAAGGTATCTGCGTAA